One stretch of Zingiber officinale cultivar Zhangliang chromosome 6B, Zo_v1.1, whole genome shotgun sequence DNA includes these proteins:
- the LOC121991268 gene encoding glutathione S-transferase T3-like: MFFPGILHPETQLSDRESPIEVVNLEKVVSNAEGTRKRSSWIKVEDEVLARSFVTISDDRIISNDQKADAFWGRVTSYYNENFPLGSNTRSANVIQSHWHNTIQKKVYRFNANYNNIYSSYRSGHSDEDILRFAYEKYLSENNGVAFNLEHVWRIVKDRPMFTPQSADHFVATKKTRTSESGANNTSSNQDVSIDLDYEDTRPMGQKAAKRKGKDKVKSTMEDLTLNYNNIITKFTEYTSVKKSEVNLKQKQLEVEEIKAKAGLSKSEAKNCRLKLKEYEILNKDTSQMTKEQLIIHECLCKDIRSRWNI; the protein is encoded by the exons ATGTTTTTTCCCGG tattttacacccGGAGACTCAACTTTCCGACCGTGAATCCCCAATTGAGGTGGTTAATTTAGAAAAGGTGGTTTCAAATGCTGAGGGTACAAGAAAGCGTTCAAGTTGGATAAAGGTTGAAGACGAGGTCTTAGCGAGAAGTTTTGTCACTATCAGTGATGATCGAATAATCAGCAATGATCAAAAGGCGGATGCTTTTTGGGGACGGGTTACAAGCTACTACAATGAGAATTTTCCCCTAGGCTCAAACACCAGAAGTGCAAATGTTATACAGTCACATTGGcacaatacaatccaaaagaagGTATATCGATTCAACGCAAATTACAATAATATTTATAGTTCATATCGAAGTGGTCACAGTGATGAAGATATATTGAGGTTTGCGTATGAAAAATATCTATCCGAAAACAATGGTGTTGCATTCAATCTCGAACATGTGTGGAGAATTGTCAAAGACCGCCCAATGTTTACTCCACAGTCCGCTGATCACTTTGTGGCGACAAAGAAGACGAGGACCTCAGAGTCAGGAGCAAACAACACCTCCTCCAACCAAGATGTGAGTATAGACCTGGATTATGAAGATACTCGTCCAATGGGGCAGAAGGcagcaaaaagaaagggaaaagacaaAGTAAAATCGACCATGGAGGATCTGACACTAAACTACAACAATATTATCACAAAGTTCACTGAGTACACAAGCGTGAAGAAGTCCGAAGTCAATTTGAAACAAAAACAACTCGAAGTAGAGGAGATTAAGGCAAAAGCTGGATTGTCCAAATCTGAAGCTAAGAATTGTCGCTTGAAGTTGAAGGAGTATGAAATATTGAATAAAGACACCTCGCAGATGACAAAGGAGCagcttatcatacatgaatgCCTATGCAAGGATATTAGGTCGAGATGGAATATCTAA